Proteins from one bacterium genomic window:
- a CDS encoding MFS transporter — protein sequence MNVKPELAPTSGRTGKAPTISAILLCVAGTAMFLILPFFVGTAADHAALSDRQIGLLASCEIGGIGLASLLAVSWQHRVSWRLAAGLSLGFIVAGNLLSIGATTAGPLIMIRFLTGFLGEGPAYALGLACLGQEREPDRAFLQLTATQVAYAAVAFWGLPQVVSSWGFTGMLVVFVAIAVLGVPFVRWLPREHREASPMHGTPARLPGSRLALVALVFHMVFFTGVGSIWTYVERMGRASGLENQQVGMALAVSTAISFVGLLLASRANDRFGRRPPFAFAGIGLGAAAAILALPLELSGFIAATALFSVFWNIGGAFQLGLAAKLDTDGRYLVLAPAFQAAGNTLGPAVAASLLSGQGYQPVNWLGGLCCVASFAAFFVLAGRGAARSASSGTRT from the coding sequence ATGAACGTGAAGCCTGAGCTGGCACCGACCAGCGGCCGCACCGGCAAGGCGCCGACCATCAGCGCGATCCTCCTCTGCGTGGCCGGGACCGCGATGTTCTTGATCCTGCCCTTCTTCGTGGGCACAGCCGCGGACCACGCCGCGCTTTCGGATCGCCAGATTGGCCTGCTCGCCTCATGTGAGATTGGAGGGATCGGTCTGGCATCCCTGCTGGCGGTGAGCTGGCAGCATCGCGTGAGCTGGCGGTTGGCGGCTGGGCTGAGCCTCGGCTTCATCGTCGCGGGCAACCTGCTTTCGATCGGGGCCACCACCGCCGGCCCTCTCATCATGATCCGCTTCCTCACGGGATTTCTGGGTGAAGGCCCGGCCTATGCCCTTGGGCTTGCGTGCCTGGGCCAGGAGCGGGAGCCGGACCGCGCGTTCCTGCAACTCACGGCCACCCAGGTGGCCTACGCAGCGGTGGCGTTCTGGGGCCTACCTCAGGTCGTTTCGTCCTGGGGCTTCACTGGAATGCTGGTCGTGTTCGTGGCGATCGCTGTGTTGGGGGTCCCCTTCGTGCGTTGGCTCCCCCGCGAGCACCGCGAAGCCTCGCCGATGCACGGCACGCCCGCGCGGTTGCCAGGTTCTCGGCTGGCGCTGGTTGCTCTCGTGTTCCACATGGTGTTCTTCACGGGCGTCGGCTCGATCTGGACCTACGTCGAGCGTATGGGCCGCGCCTCCGGCCTCGAAAACCAGCAGGTCGGGATGGCTCTGGCTGTTTCCACGGCCATCAGCTTCGTGGGGCTCCTACTGGCCTCCCGCGCCAACGATCGCTTCGGGAGGCGACCGCCCTTCGCGTTCGCGGGGATCGGCCTCGGCGCTGCGGCAGCGATCCTGGCCCTGCCTCTCGAGTTGTCGGGTTTCATCGCCGCCACCGCGTTGTTCTCGGTCTTCTGGAATATCGGAGGCGCCTTCCAACTGGGCCTTGCCGCGAAGCTCGACACGGACGGCCGCTACCTCGTGCTGGCACCTGCGTTCCAGGCGGCGGGCAACACATTGGGGCCGGCGGTCGCCGCCAGCCTGCTGAGCGGCCAGGGCTATCAACCCGT
- a CDS encoding TetR/AcrR family transcriptional regulator codes for MQQNQARRESKPQRRTQAERREDAQRRLCEAAIASLAERGYAGASTTEIAKRAGLSQGGLFGHYASKAELFAAAATAVYADMRDDYRRALRAAGQGDENTAASIRILWDLYQRPEMKASLELAMAARTDSRLRDALEPVFHRATEENQALAAELSPRSCLSRPSVLATVIWAIQGATMDALVTPDVEATDEFLSTLTAFAQPSGT; via the coding sequence ATGCAGCAGAATCAGGCACGTCGAGAATCGAAGCCGCAGCGCAGGACGCAGGCCGAGCGCCGCGAGGACGCTCAGCGAAGGCTTTGCGAGGCCGCCATCGCGAGCCTGGCCGAGCGCGGGTACGCCGGGGCCTCCACCACCGAGATCGCGAAGCGCGCGGGCCTCTCACAGGGCGGGCTCTTCGGGCACTACGCGTCCAAAGCCGAGCTCTTCGCGGCCGCGGCCACGGCCGTCTACGCCGACATGCGCGACGACTATCGGCGGGCTCTGCGGGCGGCTGGACAAGGGGACGAGAACACGGCCGCTTCGATCCGGATCCTATGGGATCTCTACCAGCGGCCCGAGATGAAGGCTTCTCTCGAGCTGGCGATGGCTGCGCGGACGGATTCGCGTCTGCGCGACGCGCTCGAGCCCGTCTTCCATCGCGCAACCGAGGAGAACCAGGCATTGGCGGCGGAGTTGTCACCCAGATCGTGCTTGTCGCGGCCTTCGGTGCTGGCCACCGTGATCTGGGCCATTCAAGGTGCCACGATGGACGCGCTGGTCACTCCGGATGTCGAGGCTACGGACGAATTCCTGAGCACGCTGACAGCGTTCGCTCAGCCCTCAGGGACGTAG